From the genome of Halomonas sp. I5-271120, one region includes:
- the hldE gene encoding bifunctional D-glycero-beta-D-manno-heptose-7-phosphate kinase/D-glycero-beta-D-manno-heptose 1-phosphate adenylyltransferase HldE: MKFDLTALEQARLLVVGDVMLDRYWHGGTSRISPEAPVPVVKVNDGEDRPGGAANVALNIASLGAHAALAGLVGDDENANLLTHRLEDSGVTTHFQRSPEIPTIAKLRVMSRNQQLIRLDFEQALDEVDTQDLHDQVAAQLGDADLVILSDYGKGTLNRVESLIQMVRDAGKRVLVDPKGSDFRRYRGASVVTPNLTEFEAVVGPCRTDEELAAKGEALRVELDLEALLITRSEKGMTLIRADHAPLHLPTRAREVYDVTGAGDTVIGVLGLALAAGHGFPEAMTLSNLAAGLVVAKPGTATLSIAELYTALHGDKLAEFGLIEAAPLVEAVRAAQARGEKVVMTNGCFDILHAGHVAYLEQARRLGDRLIVAVNDDASIARLKGPTRPINPLQRRMQVLAGLGAVDWVVPFGEDTPASLIETVLPDVLVKGGDYQPADIAGGEAVIANGGEVRVLDFEDGVSTTAMISTILDRER, encoded by the coding sequence ATGAAGTTTGATTTGACCGCCCTCGAACAGGCCCGTCTGCTGGTGGTAGGCGATGTGATGCTCGATCGCTACTGGCACGGTGGCACCTCGCGGATCTCGCCGGAGGCGCCGGTGCCGGTGGTCAAGGTCAACGACGGCGAGGACCGTCCCGGCGGGGCCGCCAACGTGGCGCTCAATATTGCCTCACTGGGCGCCCACGCCGCCTTGGCGGGCCTGGTCGGCGACGATGAGAACGCCAACCTGCTGACCCATCGGCTCGAAGATTCCGGAGTGACCACTCACTTCCAGCGTAGCCCTGAAATACCGACGATTGCCAAGCTCAGGGTCATGAGCCGCAACCAGCAGCTGATCCGCCTGGATTTCGAGCAGGCGCTGGACGAGGTGGATACCCAGGACTTGCATGATCAGGTCGCGGCGCAGCTCGGTGACGCCGATCTGGTGATCCTCTCCGATTATGGCAAGGGCACCCTGAATCGCGTCGAATCGCTGATCCAGATGGTGCGCGATGCAGGCAAGCGGGTGCTGGTCGACCCCAAGGGCAGCGATTTCCGCCGCTATCGCGGGGCCAGCGTGGTCACCCCCAACCTGACCGAATTCGAGGCCGTGGTCGGCCCTTGCCGAACCGACGAGGAGCTGGCTGCCAAGGGCGAGGCGCTGAGGGTCGAGCTCGACCTGGAGGCTCTGCTGATCACCCGTAGCGAGAAGGGCATGACCCTGATCCGCGCTGATCATGCCCCCCTTCATCTGCCCACCCGGGCCCGCGAGGTCTATGACGTCACCGGCGCTGGCGACACCGTGATCGGCGTGCTGGGGCTGGCGCTGGCCGCCGGTCACGGCTTCCCCGAAGCCATGACGCTTTCCAACCTGGCCGCCGGCCTGGTGGTGGCCAAACCCGGCACCGCGACCCTGTCGATCGCCGAGCTCTATACGGCACTGCACGGCGACAAGCTCGCCGAGTTCGGCCTCATCGAGGCCGCGCCGCTGGTCGAGGCGGTACGCGCCGCCCAGGCCCGCGGCGAGAAGGTGGTGATGACCAATGGCTGCTTCGACATCCTGCACGCCGGCCATGTCGCCTATCTGGAGCAGGCCCGACGACTCGGCGATCGGCTGATCGTGGCGGTCAACGACGATGCCTCGATCGCGCGCCTCAAGGGGCCGACCCGGCCGATCAACCCCCTGCAGCGGCGCATGCAGGTGCTCGCGGGCCTCGGCGCCGTGGACTGGGTGGTGCCCTTTGGCGAGGACACCCCGGCGTCGCTGATCGAGACCGTGCTGCCCGACGTGCTGGTCAAGGGCGGTGATTATCAGCCTGCCGATATCGCCGGCGGCGAGGCGGTGATCGCCAACGGCGGCGAGGTGCGGGTGCTCGACTTCGAAGACGGCGTCTCTACCACGGCGATGATCTCGACCATTCTCGACCGGGAACGCTGA
- a CDS encoding glycosyltransferase family 9 protein: protein MKHPLPVHPTHLCVLRLSALGDVCNLVPTVRALQRQWPGVRITWIVGKAEHSLLSGLSGVEFVVYDKSTGLAGMREIWRTLKDTRFDTLLHMQQSLRASVLSLGLRSKVRIGYDKARAKDWQHWFTQHQLAPHPRAHVLESFMDFARELGVEDLTPEWGLAIPDDARREARQVSGEREYVLISPCANPRLRNFRNWSAEGYAAVIEHLWSRHGLATVMSGGGSTQEREMGARIQALCSEGAVIDAIGGTSLKGLLALIDAARAVVAPDSGPVHMANALNTPTVGLYATTNPQRAAPYRWREHVVNRYPEAVRAYLHKSPDEIVWGTRVRHPDAMSLIHADDVIAHLDALLMESRDEV, encoded by the coding sequence ATGAAGCATCCTCTGCCCGTCCACCCCACGCACCTTTGCGTGCTTAGGCTCTCGGCCCTGGGCGATGTCTGTAACCTGGTGCCGACCGTGCGTGCCCTGCAGCGGCAGTGGCCGGGCGTGCGCATTACCTGGATCGTCGGTAAGGCGGAGCACAGTTTACTGTCGGGCCTGTCCGGGGTCGAGTTCGTGGTCTACGACAAATCGACCGGTCTTGCCGGCATGCGCGAGATATGGCGCACGCTCAAGGACACCCGCTTTGATACGCTGCTGCACATGCAGCAGTCGCTGCGTGCCAGCGTGCTGTCGCTGGGGCTGCGCTCCAAAGTGCGCATCGGTTACGACAAGGCCCGGGCCAAGGACTGGCAACACTGGTTCACCCAGCATCAGCTGGCGCCGCATCCGCGTGCCCATGTGCTCGAATCCTTCATGGATTTTGCCCGCGAGCTCGGCGTTGAGGACCTGACGCCGGAGTGGGGTCTGGCGATTCCCGACGACGCTCGGCGCGAAGCGCGCCAGGTCAGCGGCGAGCGAGAGTACGTGCTGATCAGCCCCTGCGCCAACCCGCGGCTGCGCAACTTCCGCAACTGGTCCGCCGAGGGCTATGCCGCGGTGATCGAACACCTGTGGAGCCGTCACGGCCTGGCGACAGTGATGAGCGGGGGCGGCAGCACCCAGGAGCGCGAGATGGGTGCCCGCATCCAGGCGCTGTGCTCCGAGGGCGCGGTGATCGACGCCATCGGTGGCACCTCGCTGAAGGGGCTGCTGGCTCTGATCGACGCTGCGCGTGCCGTCGTCGCGCCTGATTCCGGGCCGGTGCATATGGCCAACGCCCTGAATACGCCGACCGTGGGGCTCTATGCCACCACCAACCCGCAACGCGCCGCGCCCTATCGCTGGCGCGAGCATGTCGTCAATCGCTATCCCGAGGCCGTGCGCGCCTACCTGCACAAGTCGCCTGACGAGATCGTCTGGGGCACGCGTGTACGTCACCCCGATGCCATGTCGTTGATCCATGCCGATGACGTGATCGCTCACCTCGACGCTCTACTCATGGAGTCCCGCGATGAAGTTTGA
- a CDS encoding 3-deoxy-D-manno-octulosonic acid kinase yields MQLATFQKDKALILYDAGRFCDGGKPAQGRETANKHATASDHLASPVPLEPRWFCPDYWRAHGTVTGEAPGRGASLFLKAPDRPDEQWVLRPYRRGGLIARVNDSSYLWTGREGTRAFRELHLTAALHAKGLPVPRPVAAGVWRRGLVYQAALITVRLTGARALADCLPDADAALLERVGATIRRFHDAGLDHVDLNARNLLVGPQGEVFMIDLDRCRLRAAGRWQAGNLARLERSLEKFASAAALPAILAGYHGNTDA; encoded by the coding sequence ATGCAGTTGGCAACGTTCCAGAAAGACAAGGCTCTCATTCTATATGATGCAGGGCGTTTTTGTGACGGGGGAAAACCGGCACAGGGCCGCGAGACTGCCAACAAGCATGCGACTGCCAGCGATCACCTGGCGTCACCCGTGCCTCTGGAACCACGCTGGTTCTGCCCGGACTACTGGCGTGCGCATGGCACTGTGACCGGCGAGGCGCCTGGTCGCGGGGCGAGTCTCTTCTTGAAGGCCCCCGACCGGCCGGACGAGCAATGGGTGCTGCGCCCCTACCGGCGCGGCGGCCTGATCGCCCGCGTCAACGACTCAAGCTACCTGTGGACCGGTCGCGAGGGCACCCGCGCCTTTCGCGAGCTGCACCTGACCGCCGCTCTCCATGCCAAGGGGTTGCCTGTGCCTCGCCCTGTGGCTGCCGGCGTCTGGCGGCGCGGCCTTGTCTATCAGGCAGCGTTGATCACCGTTCGCCTGACCGGCGCCCGCGCCTTGGCCGACTGCCTGCCGGACGCCGACGCCGCGCTGCTCGAACGCGTCGGCGCTACCATTCGCCGCTTCCATGACGCCGGACTCGACCATGTGGACCTCAATGCCCGTAACCTGCTGGTCGGCCCGCAGGGCGAGGTCTTCATGATCGATCTGGACCGCTGTCGCCTGCGGGCTGCGGGTCGCTGGCAGGCGGGCAACCTAGCACGACTCGAGCGTTCGCTCGAGAAGTTCGCCTCAGCGGCGGCGCTGCCCGCCATTCTCGCTGGTTACCACGGCAACACCGACGCCTGA
- a CDS encoding glycosyl transferase family 90: MKTLLAQLHKNAHKFRFYARHAVGLVVPAAVHRRRLAGILAELDTLDEPARQDVEARVAYYNRCASAFEPGEKATTIGGFRRDGSWAYYIDLLRYLRFFPRHLRFRHLFGDIREVPERPSFLKSRPVSGDNQHSVLLKLNTVRHYYVVPDRMPFEAKEDRLVWRGACHRTHRQAFVERFHDHPLCDVGDVRRCSRGQPYHRPFMSIEEQLQYKFVLSIEGKDVATNLKWIMASNSLCFMAAPRFETWFMEGRLVPGHHYVQLADDYGDLDEKIAYYRGHPDEARRIIANANAYVAQFENKRRERLVGLLVMDKYFARSGQASVLPW, encoded by the coding sequence ATGAAGACGCTACTGGCACAGCTGCACAAGAACGCACACAAGTTTCGTTTCTATGCCAGGCATGCGGTGGGGCTAGTGGTGCCGGCGGCCGTCCATCGGCGGCGCCTGGCGGGAATATTGGCCGAGCTCGATACCCTCGATGAGCCGGCGAGACAGGATGTCGAGGCGCGGGTCGCCTACTACAACCGCTGTGCCTCGGCCTTCGAGCCAGGTGAAAAAGCCACGACGATTGGCGGCTTCAGGCGCGACGGCAGCTGGGCCTACTATATCGATCTGCTGCGCTACCTGCGCTTCTTCCCTCGGCACCTGCGCTTTCGCCATCTCTTCGGCGATATCCGCGAGGTGCCAGAGCGACCCTCCTTCCTCAAGAGCCGGCCGGTGAGCGGTGACAATCAGCATTCGGTGCTGCTCAAGCTCAATACCGTGCGCCACTACTACGTCGTTCCCGACCGCATGCCTTTCGAGGCCAAAGAGGACCGGTTGGTCTGGCGCGGCGCCTGCCACCGGACGCACCGCCAGGCGTTCGTCGAACGCTTCCACGATCACCCGCTATGCGACGTTGGCGATGTGCGGCGCTGCTCCCGGGGGCAGCCCTATCACCGGCCCTTCATGAGCATCGAGGAGCAGCTTCAGTACAAGTTCGTGCTGAGCATCGAAGGCAAGGATGTGGCGACCAATCTGAAGTGGATCATGGCCTCGAATTCCCTGTGTTTCATGGCCGCGCCGCGCTTCGAGACCTGGTTCATGGAGGGGCGGCTGGTTCCCGGCCACCACTATGTGCAGCTCGCCGATGACTATGGCGATCTCGATGAAAAGATCGCCTACTACCGGGGTCACCCCGATGAGGCCAGGCGCATCATCGCCAACGCCAACGCATACGTGGCGCAGTTTGAAAACAAGCGGCGCGAGCGCCTGGTAGGCCTGCTGGTGATGGACAAGTACTTCGCCCGCTCGGGTCAGGCGTCGGTGTTGCCGTGGTAA
- a CDS encoding glycosyltransferase family 9 protein, translated as MTPLHDAPQGQRILVVRNDKLGDFMLAWPALASLKQAHAGNHISVLVPEYTAPLARQCPWIDEVILDPGDSGDRHAQAQLLARMRKGNFKALLTLYSTPRIGWLGWRSGIPMRLAPATKWAQIFYHHRITQRRSRSQKPEYQYNLDLAEALLIRLGQPVPAALAPPYWPLPQDERRRQRQHLKDELDLMTERSWAFLHAGSGGSAVNLTLEQYASLAGKVDARLTEAQAAAPLWLLTCGPGEEDTATALCKRLTDQDSDAVFVPPRQGLTDFALSLAAADLFIAGSTGPLHIAGCLDLPTVGFYPSKRSATPLRWQTCNRERHRLAFCPPADAGSDTDMSRIDLDVAAAEISQFLDRRKAQSFES; from the coding sequence ATGACACCGCTCCACGACGCGCCCCAGGGGCAACGCATACTGGTCGTGCGCAACGACAAATTAGGCGACTTCATGCTCGCCTGGCCGGCGTTAGCCTCTCTCAAGCAGGCGCATGCCGGTAACCACATCAGCGTGCTGGTGCCGGAATACACGGCGCCACTGGCGCGGCAGTGCCCCTGGATCGATGAGGTGATTCTGGACCCGGGCGATTCCGGCGATCGGCACGCCCAGGCGCAACTGCTGGCTCGCATGCGCAAGGGAAATTTCAAGGCCTTACTGACGCTGTATTCCACACCGCGCATCGGCTGGCTGGGATGGCGATCGGGCATTCCCATGCGCCTCGCCCCAGCCACCAAGTGGGCACAGATCTTTTACCATCACCGCATCACCCAGCGGCGCTCACGCTCACAAAAGCCCGAGTACCAGTACAACCTGGACCTGGCCGAGGCCCTGCTTATCCGTCTTGGGCAGCCGGTGCCTGCCGCCCTAGCGCCGCCTTACTGGCCACTGCCGCAGGACGAACGACGAAGGCAGCGCCAACACCTGAAGGATGAACTCGACCTGATGACAGAGCGCTCCTGGGCCTTCCTGCATGCCGGCAGCGGCGGCTCGGCGGTCAACCTGACCCTCGAGCAGTATGCCTCCCTGGCGGGAAAGGTGGATGCGCGCCTCACCGAGGCGCAGGCCGCGGCTCCCCTGTGGCTGCTGACCTGTGGCCCGGGCGAGGAGGACACCGCCACCGCGCTCTGCAAGCGACTGACCGATCAGGACAGCGATGCCGTATTCGTGCCGCCTCGCCAAGGGCTCACCGACTTTGCGCTGAGCCTCGCCGCGGCCGACCTGTTTATTGCCGGATCAACCGGCCCGCTGCATATTGCCGGTTGCCTGGACCTGCCGACGGTCGGATTCTATCCGTCCAAGCGCTCCGCGACGCCGCTGCGCTGGCAGACCTGCAACCGTGAGCGGCATCGCCTCGCCTTCTGCCCCCCTGCCGATGCCGGCAGCGACACCGACATGTCGCGCATCGACTTGGACGTCGCCGCCGCGGAGATCAGCCAGTTTCTCGATCGCCGGAAGGCGCAGTCGTTCGAGTCCTGA
- a CDS encoding glycosyltransferase family 2 protein, translating into MSLAAVLIVKNEADHLEACLNSVRWVDEIVVVDAGSQDTTCEIAKRHTDRVMVEDDWKGFGIQRQRAERLVSSDWILMIDADERVTPTLAASIQAAIRANQPAIYTLPRLSFCFGRYIRHSGWYPDRVARLYPRGLAGYDDAMVHEKLANPEGLPVKPLVGDLLHYTYRDMRHYLEKSAHYAQAWAEQRAARGKRAGLAEGILHGVGCFLRMYLLKAGFLDGRQGLLLALLSAHSTFAKYADLWVRTRTTAPSGDRETG; encoded by the coding sequence ATGAGCTTGGCCGCAGTACTGATCGTCAAGAATGAAGCTGATCATCTGGAGGCTTGCCTGAATAGCGTCCGCTGGGTTGATGAAATCGTCGTCGTGGATGCCGGCAGCCAAGATACGACATGCGAGATCGCAAAGCGCCATACGGATCGGGTAATGGTGGAAGACGACTGGAAGGGCTTCGGTATCCAGCGGCAACGCGCAGAGCGGCTGGTAAGCAGCGACTGGATCCTGATGATTGATGCCGACGAGCGTGTCACCCCTACCCTGGCGGCCAGCATTCAGGCAGCTATTCGGGCGAATCAGCCTGCCATCTATACTCTTCCCCGGTTATCGTTTTGTTTTGGACGATACATTCGACATTCCGGCTGGTATCCCGACCGCGTGGCGCGTCTCTATCCCCGAGGGTTGGCCGGTTACGATGACGCCATGGTTCATGAGAAGCTCGCCAACCCGGAGGGGTTGCCGGTCAAGCCGTTGGTTGGCGATCTGCTTCATTATACTTATCGGGATATGCGCCATTACCTAGAAAAGTCGGCGCACTATGCCCAAGCCTGGGCTGAGCAGCGCGCGGCCCGCGGTAAGCGCGCTGGCTTAGCGGAGGGTATCCTACATGGCGTGGGGTGCTTCTTGCGCATGTACCTGCTCAAGGCAGGCTTTCTCGATGGTCGGCAGGGCTTGCTGCTTGCCCTGCTATCGGCCCACTCAACCTTTGCCAAGTACGCCGACCTGTGGGTCAGGACTCGAACGACTGCGCCTTCCGGCGATCGAGAAACTGGCTGA
- the waaF gene encoding lipopolysaccharide heptosyltransferase II, whose amino-acid sequence MADAGERILVVGPSWVGDMVMAQSLLMTLKTRHPGCTLGVVAPGWSLPILERMAEVDEALALEVGHGELGFAARRELARHLKGRFDRAIVLPRSWKSAMVPFLARIPKRRGFTGEQRLWLLNERRRLDKTLLDQTVKRFVSLGLPEEEAASGDFAIPRPRLAVNPDNLVELRLHHQLSSRPAIGMMPGAEYGPAKQWPLEHFHALAVQLVTKGYEVRVLGGPKDTPAGEVICAGLSHAHNLCGRTRLADAVDLLADCEQVVTNDSGLMHVASAVGTRVHAIYGSSSPEYTPPLTSNARIHYLALSCSPCFARDCPLGHTNCLKDISPERMLEAIGQQGGVYEAAGR is encoded by the coding sequence ATGGCTGACGCCGGCGAGCGGATTCTGGTAGTGGGGCCATCCTGGGTCGGGGACATGGTGATGGCCCAGAGCCTTCTGATGACGCTCAAGACGCGCCATCCCGGCTGCACGCTGGGCGTGGTCGCCCCCGGCTGGTCGCTGCCGATCCTCGAGCGCATGGCGGAGGTTGACGAGGCGCTGGCACTGGAGGTCGGCCATGGCGAGCTCGGCTTCGCCGCTCGTCGAGAGCTGGCACGTCATCTCAAGGGGCGCTTCGATCGCGCCATCGTGCTGCCGCGATCGTGGAAGTCGGCGATGGTGCCCTTCCTGGCACGTATCCCCAAGCGCCGGGGCTTTACCGGCGAGCAGCGGCTATGGCTGCTCAATGAGCGGCGCCGCCTGGACAAGACGCTGCTCGACCAGACCGTCAAGCGCTTCGTCTCCCTGGGGTTGCCCGAAGAGGAAGCAGCCAGCGGTGACTTCGCCATTCCGCGCCCCCGCCTGGCGGTGAACCCGGACAACCTGGTCGAGCTCAGGCTTCACCATCAGCTGTCATCGCGCCCGGCCATCGGCATGATGCCGGGGGCCGAATATGGCCCTGCCAAGCAGTGGCCTCTCGAGCACTTTCATGCGCTGGCGGTACAGCTGGTGACCAAGGGCTACGAGGTTCGAGTCTTGGGCGGGCCGAAGGATACTCCGGCCGGTGAGGTGATCTGCGCGGGCCTGTCTCACGCCCACAACCTGTGCGGGCGCACGCGGCTTGCTGATGCCGTGGACCTGCTCGCCGACTGCGAGCAGGTGGTGACCAACGACTCGGGGCTGATGCACGTGGCCTCCGCGGTCGGCACCCGAGTACACGCCATTTACGGCTCCTCGTCGCCCGAGTACACGCCGCCGCTGACCAGCAACGCCCGAATTCATTATCTGGCGCTGTCCTGCTCGCCGTGTTTTGCGAGGGACTGTCCGCTTGGCCACACCAACTGCCTCAAGGATATCTCGCCCGAGCGCATGCTGGAGGCTATTGGCCAGCAAGGGGGCGTATATGAGGCGGCAGGCAGATGA
- the rfaD gene encoding ADP-glyceromanno-heptose 6-epimerase, translated as MIVVTGGAGFIGANLVKALNARGRQDVLVVDDLSDGTKFVNLADCTLGDYLDKDDFLMRIEASLRGDDAGLPEIEAIFHEGACSDTTEWDGRFMMENNFEYSKVLLNFCQAKGIPFLYASSAATYGGSEVFFEAPEHEKPLNVYGYSKLLFDQYVRARWDTFKSQVVGFRYFNVYGPREQHKGKMASVAYHHHTQVQAGQNPKLFGAWDGYEAGMQSRDFVYVGDVVNVNLWFLDNPDRSGIFNLGTGRAEPFKTIADTAIDYYGKGQIDFIDFPNELKGRYQSYTRADITRLREAGYTAEFKTVAEGVREYLEWLNG; from the coding sequence ATGATTGTAGTCACAGGCGGCGCCGGCTTTATCGGCGCCAATCTGGTCAAAGCACTGAATGCCCGCGGTCGCCAAGACGTGCTGGTGGTGGATGATCTTTCCGACGGCACCAAGTTCGTCAACCTGGCCGACTGCACACTGGGGGACTATCTCGATAAAGATGACTTCCTGATGCGCATCGAGGCCTCTCTGCGCGGCGATGATGCCGGGCTGCCGGAGATCGAAGCGATCTTCCACGAGGGTGCCTGCTCCGACACCACCGAGTGGGACGGGCGCTTCATGATGGAAAACAACTTCGAATATTCGAAGGTGCTGCTCAACTTCTGCCAGGCCAAGGGCATCCCCTTCCTGTATGCCTCGTCGGCGGCGACCTATGGCGGCAGCGAGGTGTTCTTCGAGGCCCCCGAGCACGAGAAGCCACTCAACGTTTACGGCTACTCCAAGCTGCTGTTCGATCAGTATGTGCGGGCGCGTTGGGACACCTTCAAAAGCCAGGTGGTGGGCTTTCGCTACTTCAACGTGTACGGGCCCCGTGAGCAGCACAAGGGCAAGATGGCGAGCGTGGCCTATCATCACCACACCCAGGTTCAGGCCGGGCAGAACCCCAAGCTGTTCGGCGCCTGGGACGGTTATGAGGCCGGCATGCAGAGCCGCGACTTCGTCTACGTCGGTGACGTGGTGAATGTGAACCTGTGGTTCCTCGATAACCCGGACCGTTCGGGAATCTTCAACCTGGGTACCGGCCGGGCTGAACCGTTCAAGACCATCGCCGATACCGCGATCGACTACTACGGCAAGGGCCAAATCGATTTCATCGACTTCCCGAATGAGCTCAAGGGGCGCTACCAGAGCTATACCCGTGCGGATATCACGCGCCTGCGCGAGGCCGGCTATACCGCCGAGTTCAAGACCGTCGCCGAGGGCGTGCGCGAGTATCTGGAGTGGCTGAATGGCTGA
- the glyQ gene encoding glycine--tRNA ligase subunit alpha, which produces MTQSTPDVKTFQGLILALQQYWAEQGCAIMQPLDMEVGAGTFHPATFLRSIGPETWNAAYVQPSRRPTDGRYGENPNRLQHYYQFQVVMKPSPADFQALYLGSLERLGIDPLIHDIRFVEDNWESPTLGAWGLGWEMWLNGMEVTQFTYFQQAGGIECYPVTGELTYGLERIAMYLQNVDSVYDLVWTIAPDGTTVTYGDVFLQNEREQSAYNFEHADVPALFDAFDYQERECSKLLEAGLPLPAYEMVLKASHTFNLLDARHAISVTERQRFILRVRTMARDVAHAYYESRKAAGFPMAPDALKRELLAEQGDA; this is translated from the coding sequence ATGACACAGTCGACGCCAGACGTGAAAACCTTCCAGGGCCTTATCCTCGCCCTGCAGCAATATTGGGCCGAACAGGGCTGCGCCATCATGCAGCCGCTGGATATGGAAGTCGGTGCCGGTACCTTCCACCCCGCCACCTTCCTGCGCTCCATCGGCCCGGAAACCTGGAACGCTGCCTACGTTCAGCCTTCGCGCCGGCCAACCGACGGCCGCTACGGCGAGAACCCCAACCGCCTGCAGCACTATTACCAGTTCCAGGTCGTCATGAAGCCGTCGCCGGCCGACTTTCAGGCGCTCTATCTGGGTTCCCTTGAGCGTCTCGGCATCGACCCGCTGATCCACGACATCCGCTTCGTCGAAGACAACTGGGAATCCCCGACCCTGGGCGCCTGGGGCCTGGGCTGGGAAATGTGGCTAAACGGCATGGAGGTGACCCAGTTCACCTACTTCCAGCAGGCCGGCGGGATCGAATGCTATCCGGTGACCGGCGAGCTGACCTACGGCCTCGAGCGCATCGCCATGTACCTGCAGAACGTCGACAGCGTCTACGATCTGGTCTGGACCATCGCGCCGGACGGCACGACGGTCACCTACGGCGACGTTTTCCTGCAGAACGAGCGCGAGCAGTCGGCCTACAACTTCGAGCACGCCGACGTGCCGGCCCTGTTCGACGCCTTCGACTATCAGGAGCGCGAGTGCAGCAAGCTGCTTGAGGCCGGCCTGCCGCTGCCGGCCTATGAAATGGTGCTCAAGGCCTCCCACACCTTCAACCTGCTCGATGCCCGGCATGCCATCTCGGTCACCGAGCGCCAGCGCTTCATCCTGCGGGTTCGCACCATGGCTCGCGACGTGGCCCACGCCTATTACGAATCACGCAAGGCCGCTGGGTTCCCGATGGCCCCGGACGCCCTGAAACGCGAACTGCTAGCCGAACAAGGAGACGCCTGA